A part of Solicola gregarius genomic DNA contains:
- a CDS encoding glycosyltransferase family 2 protein, translated as MVDALPGPAGTPQVRRRPHLSVVVPAYNVERYLAECLDSILAQSYEPLDVVIVDDGSTDGTATIARTYADTYPNVRLVPTPNHGLGAARNRGVAESAGELIAFADSDDTVVAGAYDELVGALEAVGVRLRGRVDAAVRRPRVRRTALDGAATRAEPPRPDG; from the coding sequence ATGGTTGATGCGCTACCCGGCCCCGCGGGAACACCGCAGGTGCGCCGGCGTCCCCACCTGAGCGTCGTCGTACCCGCGTACAACGTCGAGCGATATCTCGCCGAGTGTCTCGACAGCATCCTCGCCCAGTCGTACGAGCCGCTCGACGTCGTGATCGTCGACGACGGCTCGACCGACGGGACGGCGACGATCGCCCGGACGTACGCCGATACGTATCCGAACGTTCGGCTGGTGCCGACTCCGAACCACGGCCTCGGCGCCGCCCGCAACCGCGGCGTCGCCGAGTCCGCCGGCGAGCTCATCGCGTTCGCCGACTCCGACGACACGGTCGTCGCGGGTGCGTACGACGAGCTCGTCGGTGCGCTCGAAGCGGTCGGGGTCCGACTTCGCGGTCGGGTCGATGCGGCGGTACGACGGCCGCGCGTACGACGAACCGCGCTGGATGGCGCGGCTACACGAGCGGAACCGCCTCGGCCTGACGGTTGA
- a CDS encoding MFS transporter yields the protein MTGRAEPNGPLRVWTLILASIGSFVAALDVVVVATALPALREDLGASLFDLEWTINAYNLAFACLMLTGAAIGDRIGRRRTYAAGLLVFAAASIGAALSQSGTELIVARVIQGAGAAAVLPLTLALISDAFPYEKRGAAIGLWGGVTGLGVSSGPVFGGAIIEGISWQWIFWINVPIGATVAVLSQWKLRESYGPRPQLDLPGLGLVGLAMFGLTWAPVRAPRIGWGSAEVIGSLLLGVALVVAFLAWERRATYPMVPLAYFRSREFTTANGVIFFQFMSLIGAVFLLTQLFQVGMGYGPFDAGLRTLAFFATPVVAAPIAGLLADRFGNKPFMVIGLSMQGLGLLWLTALVEPGVGYPTLVAPLVFAGVGTAMCFPTVANAVTSAVPVADTGVAAGTNNALREVGGVFGVAVLAAVFADNGGGYASAANFIDGFQPAMYIGAAMAGVGVVWAALAPSSSAAEAGRQALARRDAGLVGSRR from the coding sequence ATGACCGGCCGTGCGGAACCGAACGGTCCGCTTCGGGTCTGGACGCTCATCCTGGCCTCGATCGGGAGCTTCGTCGCGGCCCTCGACGTGGTCGTCGTCGCCACTGCGTTGCCAGCACTACGGGAGGATCTCGGCGCGAGCCTGTTCGATCTCGAGTGGACGATCAACGCGTACAACCTGGCCTTCGCCTGCCTGATGCTGACGGGTGCGGCGATCGGTGACCGGATCGGTCGCCGGCGCACGTACGCCGCTGGGCTGCTGGTGTTCGCCGCGGCCTCCATCGGTGCGGCGTTGTCGCAGAGCGGCACCGAGCTCATCGTGGCACGGGTGATCCAAGGGGCCGGCGCGGCTGCCGTCCTGCCGCTGACCCTCGCCCTGATCAGCGATGCGTTTCCGTACGAGAAGCGCGGTGCGGCGATCGGGCTCTGGGGTGGGGTCACCGGCTTGGGTGTCTCCTCCGGTCCGGTGTTCGGCGGCGCGATCATCGAGGGCATCTCGTGGCAGTGGATCTTCTGGATCAACGTTCCGATCGGAGCGACCGTGGCGGTGCTGTCGCAGTGGAAGCTGCGGGAGAGCTATGGCCCGCGACCGCAGCTCGACCTGCCGGGACTCGGTCTGGTGGGTCTCGCGATGTTCGGTCTCACGTGGGCGCCGGTCCGCGCGCCGAGAATCGGCTGGGGCAGCGCCGAGGTGATCGGCTCGCTCCTGCTCGGAGTGGCACTGGTCGTGGCGTTCCTGGCGTGGGAGCGGCGGGCGACGTACCCGATGGTCCCGCTGGCGTACTTCCGCTCCCGCGAGTTCACGACGGCGAACGGCGTGATCTTCTTCCAGTTCATGTCGCTCATCGGAGCGGTGTTCCTCCTGACCCAGCTGTTCCAGGTGGGCATGGGCTACGGCCCGTTCGACGCCGGACTGCGTACGTTGGCCTTCTTCGCCACACCGGTGGTCGCGGCTCCGATCGCCGGGCTGCTCGCCGACAGGTTCGGCAACAAGCCGTTCATGGTCATCGGGCTGTCGATGCAGGGTCTCGGGCTGCTCTGGCTCACCGCCCTGGTCGAGCCGGGAGTCGGCTACCCGACTCTCGTCGCACCGCTCGTCTTCGCCGGCGTCGGTACCGCGATGTGCTTCCCGACCGTCGCCAATGCCGTCACCAGCGCCGTTCCGGTCGCCGACACGGGCGTCGCCGCCGGCACCAACAATGCTCTGCGCGAGGTAGGAGGCGTCTTCGGCGTCGCCGTCCTCGCCGCCGTGTTCGCCGACAACGGCGGCGGTTACGCCAGCGCGGCGAACTTCATCGACGGCTTCCAACCGGCGATGTACATCGGTGCGGCAATGGCCGGTGTCGGCGTCGTCTGGGCGGCCCTGGCTCCGTCGAGCTCGGCTGCCGAAGCCGGGCGGCAAGCGCTGGCCCGCCGGGACGCGGGCCTGGTGGGTTCGCGACGATGA
- a CDS encoding sulfotransferase family protein, giving the protein MLSTTSSETADSSASLVAEVAESENAERQGDNTEPQSRRRVVFVAGSGRSGTSTLAGILRELGLYVPQPEVVPDETNPRGFAEPQWLVDFHDELLKRSNVQVSDARPRAWFEAGRPTAREGVRQRATEWLSEQFAEKDELVLKDPRLAWFLGLWRVAAIRAGATPCFATMLRPPTEVVGSKQKYYNGRLSNAHGTAAWVNMMLHTERATRGSDRVFLRYHDLLDDWTTSLVRTGDALEIERVQSASADGMRRVHNFVDPSLRRVRLTWDDVDVPDRLRELADATWVGLSTLAEPDGDSEEAYAGLDELRDAYTRYYEEAEAVANSSLIAARRAAVAPRPTEPTDPAADDAAPNAGRLARLVDRIPHDQRAKIPPSVRRGARRMLSHRED; this is encoded by the coding sequence ATGCTGTCCACCACGTCTAGCGAGACCGCGGACTCGTCCGCGAGCCTCGTGGCCGAGGTTGCCGAATCGGAGAACGCCGAACGGCAAGGAGACAACACCGAACCACAGTCCCGCCGCCGAGTGGTGTTCGTCGCCGGTTCGGGTCGCAGCGGGACGAGCACGCTGGCGGGCATCCTGCGCGAGCTCGGCCTGTACGTGCCGCAGCCCGAGGTCGTACCGGACGAGACGAACCCGCGCGGGTTCGCCGAGCCGCAGTGGCTGGTCGACTTCCACGACGAGCTCCTCAAGCGCAGCAACGTGCAGGTGTCGGATGCCCGTCCACGGGCGTGGTTCGAGGCCGGGCGGCCGACGGCTCGCGAGGGCGTGCGCCAGCGCGCGACGGAATGGCTGAGCGAGCAGTTCGCCGAGAAGGACGAGCTGGTACTCAAGGATCCGCGGCTCGCGTGGTTCCTCGGCCTGTGGCGGGTCGCCGCGATCCGCGCGGGTGCGACGCCGTGCTTCGCGACGATGCTGCGCCCGCCGACGGAGGTCGTGGGCAGCAAGCAGAAGTACTACAACGGCCGGCTCAGCAACGCGCACGGTACGGCCGCGTGGGTGAACATGATGCTGCACACCGAGCGGGCGACGCGTGGATCGGATCGGGTCTTCCTCCGGTACCACGACCTGCTCGACGACTGGACGACGTCGCTCGTCCGCACCGGCGACGCGCTCGAGATCGAGCGGGTGCAGTCCGCATCCGCCGATGGCATGCGCCGGGTGCACAACTTCGTCGATCCGTCCCTACGCCGGGTACGTCTCACCTGGGACGACGTCGACGTGCCGGACCGGCTTCGCGAGCTCGCTGACGCGACGTGGGTGGGACTCAGCACCCTCGCCGAGCCCGACGGCGATTCAGAGGAGGCGTACGCCGGTCTCGACGAGCTGCGCGACGCGTACACCCGCTACTACGAGGAGGCCGAGGCGGTCGCGAACTCCTCGCTGATCGCTGCGCGGCGCGCGGCCGTCGCACCCCGGCCGACCGAGCCCACCGACCCTGCCGCGGACGATGCCGCGCCCAACGCCGGGCGCCTCGCGCGGCTGGTCGATCGGATCCCGCACGATCAGCGCGCGAAGATCCCGCCATCGGTACGACGAGGCGCGCGGCGGATGCTGTCACACCGGGAGGACTGA
- a CDS encoding type 1 glutamine amidotransferase, which produces MRVYVSADADDRQAGFVGGRLVERGAELRYLDRDALPTYAGLDAPDLLVLLGSARSAWADDQRDVVASEAALVRDALDAGTPAMGICYGGQLIARALGGTVQRAETAEFGWRDVASIDPELCPVGPWAQFHGDSFKPAPTSRVIGTSAAGCQGFVDESLQARAIGWQFHPEVSGTRFSEWVDELEGFCVERGGDPDALRREAVAYADTGRLRAHDLTDAALAWLMM; this is translated from the coding sequence ATGCGGGTCTACGTCAGCGCCGACGCCGACGACCGGCAGGCGGGATTCGTCGGTGGCCGCCTCGTCGAGCGAGGAGCCGAGCTGCGCTATCTCGATCGCGATGCCCTGCCGACGTACGCGGGTCTCGACGCGCCCGACCTTCTCGTCCTGCTGGGGTCCGCGCGAAGCGCGTGGGCGGACGACCAGCGCGACGTGGTCGCTTCCGAGGCCGCGCTCGTACGCGACGCGCTCGATGCCGGCACGCCGGCGATGGGCATCTGCTACGGCGGCCAGCTCATCGCGCGCGCACTCGGCGGGACCGTCCAGCGGGCCGAGACGGCCGAGTTCGGCTGGCGCGACGTCGCGAGCATCGACCCCGAGCTGTGCCCCGTCGGCCCGTGGGCTCAGTTCCACGGCGACTCCTTCAAGCCGGCGCCGACGTCTCGCGTGATCGGTACGTCGGCGGCCGGTTGCCAGGGTTTCGTCGATGAGTCGCTGCAGGCCCGAGCCATCGGCTGGCAGTTCCACCCCGAGGTCTCCGGCACGCGTTTCTCGGAGTGGGTGGACGAGCTCGAGGGGTTCTGCGTCGAGCGTGGAGGCGATCCGGACGCACTGCGCCGCGAGGCGGTCGCCTATGCGGACACCGGTCGACTGCGTGCGCACGACCTCACCGATGCGGCGCTCGCCTGGCTCATGATGTAG
- a CDS encoding sigma-70 family RNA polymerase sigma factor encodes MTAELLERARAGDRDAFTALTQKHRGELQAHCYRMLGSLQDAEDALQETLLAAWLGLDGFEGRSSIRTWLYRIATNRCLNVLRSSARRPVASAALPVPAPKPTSMGEVPWLQPYPDVLLEGLADPTPGPEARYESREAISLAFVTAVQLLPPNQRAVLLLRDVLGYRAREVAELLGLTESAVTGALKRARASVDSARSAEAPPPPLPGTPEEGALLERVVDAFTAFDVDAIVALMTDDAWVRMPPLPFEYHGSVAVHRFFTAIGPHKHRFDRMVPVRANSQPAWGIYTQDPAAGRLHLTSLIVVDVVGDRIGELTRFETTVASYFGLPRTLPGSTS; translated from the coding sequence ATGACGGCAGAACTGCTCGAACGAGCGCGCGCGGGTGATCGCGACGCGTTCACCGCACTCACCCAGAAGCACCGCGGCGAGCTGCAGGCGCATTGCTATCGCATGCTCGGCTCGCTGCAGGATGCCGAGGACGCACTGCAGGAGACGTTGCTCGCGGCCTGGCTCGGTCTCGATGGCTTCGAGGGTCGATCGTCGATTCGCACGTGGCTGTACCGCATCGCCACGAATCGGTGCCTGAACGTACTGCGGTCGTCCGCGAGAAGGCCGGTCGCATCGGCGGCACTTCCCGTGCCGGCGCCGAAACCGACCAGCATGGGCGAGGTGCCGTGGCTACAGCCGTACCCCGACGTCTTGCTCGAAGGACTCGCCGACCCGACGCCCGGACCGGAGGCTCGCTACGAGTCCCGAGAGGCGATCTCGCTCGCCTTCGTCACGGCGGTACAGCTGTTGCCACCGAACCAACGAGCAGTGCTTCTCCTGCGCGACGTACTCGGGTACCGGGCGCGGGAGGTCGCGGAGCTGCTCGGGCTGACCGAGAGTGCGGTCACCGGAGCCCTCAAGCGGGCACGCGCGTCCGTCGACTCGGCTCGGTCCGCCGAAGCGCCGCCACCCCCGTTACCCGGCACGCCGGAGGAGGGCGCCCTGCTCGAGCGGGTCGTCGATGCCTTCACCGCATTCGACGTCGATGCGATCGTCGCCCTGATGACCGACGACGCCTGGGTACGGATGCCGCCGCTGCCCTTCGAGTACCACGGATCCGTCGCGGTGCACCGCTTCTTCACCGCGATCGGTCCGCACAAGCACCGATTCGATCGGATGGTGCCCGTCCGGGCGAACTCCCAGCCGGCGTGGGGCATCTACACCCAGGATCCGGCCGCCGGGCGACTGCACCTCACCTCGCTCATCGTGGTCGACGTCGTCGGTGACCGGATCGGTGAGCTGACCCGATTCGAGACGACGGTCGCCTCCTACTTCGGGCTGCCCCGAACGCTTCCCGGCTCTACATCATGA
- a CDS encoding sulfotransferase family 2 domain-containing protein has product MPSEAQFVHAERRTIVLPRRRILYVPMPKSGCTSMLWTLSRVAGLSPEHFHRSVSGQVTPAMTIHDLERWRGKFKWSLLDTGERDAIARDDSWLRFTTVRDPAPRLWSAWQSKLLLREPDYVAAYGTADWFPRRPVDPADLVDAFRAFVRALDRPSDERPRDAHWAPQTRVLDLAPPLTHVGHIERIDETVAKLRAHIGGRAAARVRVERENSALLPYSPALYDPATARIVNDLYADDLSRLGYQPLTPAIDQDGLDAWSTQVEPLLPLVRGHIERHERIASLLRIARRARTPRTQPPDPVVEKADPRTHPLDEGAVRTHAVHHV; this is encoded by the coding sequence ATGCCCAGCGAGGCGCAATTCGTGCATGCCGAGCGACGAACGATCGTGCTCCCTCGCCGACGCATCCTTTACGTGCCGATGCCGAAGAGCGGCTGCACCTCGATGCTGTGGACCCTGTCGCGCGTCGCGGGCCTGAGCCCGGAGCACTTCCATCGCTCGGTGAGCGGCCAGGTGACACCGGCGATGACGATCCACGACCTCGAACGCTGGCGCGGCAAGTTCAAGTGGAGCCTGCTGGACACCGGCGAGCGCGATGCGATCGCCCGCGACGACTCGTGGCTGCGGTTCACGACCGTGCGCGACCCGGCTCCGCGGCTGTGGTCGGCGTGGCAGTCGAAGCTGCTGCTGCGCGAGCCCGACTACGTCGCGGCGTACGGCACGGCCGACTGGTTTCCGCGGCGCCCGGTCGATCCGGCCGATCTGGTCGACGCGTTCCGCGCGTTCGTACGCGCGCTCGACCGTCCGTCCGACGAACGCCCACGAGACGCACACTGGGCGCCGCAGACGCGCGTCCTCGATCTCGCGCCGCCGCTCACGCATGTCGGTCACATCGAGCGCATAGACGAGACCGTGGCGAAGCTCCGCGCGCACATCGGCGGGCGGGCGGCCGCACGGGTACGGGTCGAGCGGGAGAACAGCGCACTGCTGCCGTACTCCCCCGCGTTGTACGACCCTGCGACGGCGCGCATCGTCAACGACCTCTACGCCGACGACCTGTCCCGGCTCGGCTACCAACCGCTCACGCCCGCGATCGATCAGGACGGGCTCGATGCGTGGTCGACGCAGGTCGAGCCGCTGCTGCCCCTGGTCCGCGGACACATCGAACGACACGAACGCATCGCATCGCTGCTGCGGATCGCGCGACGTGCCCGCACCCCACGTACCCAACCGCCGGATCCTGTTGTGGAGAAGGCGGACCCGAGAACCCACCCCCTCGACGAAGGAGCCGTGCGTACGCATGCTGTCCACCACGTCTAG
- a CDS encoding DHA2 family efflux MFS transporter permease subunit: MTTAQRWVLGITAVASFMVVLDVMVVMTALDAIRTDLGASLEDLEWTVTAYTLTFAVLLMPAAALGERFGRRRVLIVGLSVFSLASAACALAPGVGWLVAARVVQGVGAAGVTPVALAVLSAAFTPQRRGAALGLFAGVTGLATLGGPVVGGVVVEAASWQWIFWLNLPIGAVLVPLAWRRIDEAYGTTRRLDVVGMVLIAVGCFGVVWALVRGNAAGWDSPEVLGALAVGIVAVAAFVRWELRSPQPMLPMPFFARRGFAAGNAATFLMFAAMFGAVFFLAQFFQAAQGTGPLGAGLRLAPLTVTLSVVAPLVGPQIGRIGERSFVTTGMAALAVGFGWLGIVATRDAAYVTLVVPLVVAGVGASMVIPAAQSAVLGAVPASGTGAASGTFNMLRQLGGAFGIAVTAAVFAGYGGYGSAVAYGDGFGPALATVAGMALLGAFAAGALPSRDRRDGEDYIQPPNPTPVQATSDGAGR; encoded by the coding sequence ATGACGACCGCGCAGCGGTGGGTACTCGGCATCACGGCGGTGGCGTCGTTCATGGTCGTCCTCGACGTCATGGTCGTGATGACCGCATTGGACGCGATCCGGACGGACCTCGGCGCATCGCTGGAGGATCTCGAGTGGACGGTCACCGCGTACACGCTGACGTTCGCCGTCCTGCTGATGCCGGCGGCGGCGTTGGGTGAGCGGTTCGGCCGGCGGCGAGTCCTGATCGTCGGGTTGTCCGTGTTCAGCCTCGCGTCGGCGGCCTGTGCGCTCGCTCCCGGCGTAGGCTGGCTCGTCGCCGCCCGGGTGGTGCAGGGCGTCGGCGCGGCCGGCGTGACCCCGGTGGCACTGGCGGTGTTGAGTGCGGCGTTCACCCCGCAGCGGCGAGGGGCCGCGCTGGGCCTGTTCGCCGGCGTGACCGGACTTGCGACCCTTGGCGGCCCCGTCGTCGGCGGAGTCGTCGTCGAGGCCGCATCGTGGCAGTGGATCTTCTGGCTCAACCTGCCGATCGGCGCTGTACTGGTGCCGCTGGCGTGGCGCCGCATCGACGAGGCGTACGGGACGACCCGCCGGCTGGACGTCGTCGGCATGGTCCTGATAGCCGTCGGCTGCTTCGGTGTCGTGTGGGCGCTGGTGCGCGGAAACGCCGCCGGGTGGGACAGCCCGGAGGTGCTCGGCGCGCTCGCCGTAGGCATCGTCGCGGTCGCCGCGTTCGTACGCTGGGAGCTGCGGAGTCCCCAGCCGATGCTGCCGATGCCCTTCTTCGCGCGCCGCGGTTTCGCGGCGGGCAACGCTGCGACGTTCCTGATGTTCGCTGCGATGTTCGGCGCAGTGTTCTTCCTCGCCCAGTTCTTTCAAGCCGCACAGGGAACCGGACCGCTCGGCGCGGGTCTGAGGCTGGCGCCGCTGACCGTGACCCTGTCGGTGGTGGCTCCGCTCGTCGGGCCACAGATCGGCCGCATCGGTGAGCGGTCGTTCGTGACGACCGGCATGGCGGCACTGGCCGTCGGGTTCGGCTGGCTCGGCATCGTCGCGACGCGCGACGCGGCGTACGTCACCCTGGTCGTCCCGCTTGTCGTCGCGGGCGTCGGCGCGTCGATGGTGATCCCGGCGGCGCAGAGCGCAGTACTCGGTGCCGTTCCGGCGTCGGGCACGGGGGCGGCCTCGGGAACGTTCAACATGCTGCGTCAGCTCGGGGGAGCATTCGGTATCGCGGTGACGGCGGCGGTCTTCGCCGGCTACGGCGGTTACGGGTCCGCCGTGGCGTACGGCGACGGGTTCGGTCCGGCGCTCGCAACGGTCGCCGGCATGGCGCTACTCGGGGCATTCGCCGCCGGCGCACTTCCGTCGCGCGATCGCAGGGACGGCGAGGACTACATCCAGCCGCCGAATCCGACGCCTGTGCAGGCAACCTCGGACGGGGCCGGACGATGA